A section of the Malus sylvestris chromosome 17, drMalSylv7.2, whole genome shotgun sequence genome encodes:
- the LOC126610948 gene encoding golgin candidate 5-like: MAWFSGKVSLGNFPDLAGAVNKLQESVKNIEKNFDSALGFEDREKAESGNEASGLWPSSTERIMSFMGQQDEESNVESSEKARSSEFPPKVDKSPGETESLQITSTVEEKEGAKAETLQQSTTEQMAAKEENEVVKEEKDDNPATVVGETKTVIAESEKSESESSSVPVEQPESTVKNAGPSDSVDSQEHNTISMVGPSENSESSQEKSGSVDADQVEEASTALLGGAHGIVDVHENLDEHRPQVEKDGHMTQVEENVDMISPVEAESSTDSQPGGLDEPSVSTEEIHNVGRSSTNQLPNVHPSDDAVSELALKEQNAVVEEPEVDQRADDNEADVKEQHLSSGENASGSSDALIELEKAKMETKMMEAALLGAARQAQAKADEIAKFMNENEQLKTVIEDLKRKSSDAEVESLREEYHQRVATLERKVYALTKERDTLRREQNKKSDAAALLKEKDEIINQVMAEGEELSKKQAAQEAQIRKLRAQIRELEEEKKGLSTKLQVEENKVESIKKDKTATEKLLQESIEKHQTELALQKEYYTNALAAAKEAEAMAEARANDEARSELEKRLKEAEEREALLVQALEELRQTLTRKEQQAVFREDMLRRDIEDLQKRYQASERRCEELITQVPESTRPLLRQIEAMQETTSRRAEAWAAVERSLNSRLQEAEAKAAAAEERERSVNERLSQTLSRINVLEAQISCLRAEQSQLSKSVEKERQRAAENRQEYLAAKEEADTQEGRASQLEEEIRELRRKHKQDLQDALMHRELLQQEVEREKAARLELEKTSRVRSATVSDQTTITRHNSAVENGSLSRKLSSASSLGSMEESYFLQASLDSSDGFSERRNAGEATMSPYYMKSMTPSAFEASLRQKEGELASYMSRLASMESIRDSLAEELVKMTEQCEKLRTEAVMLPGMRAELDALRRRHSAALELMGERDEELEELRADIVDLKEMYREQVNLLVNKIQIMSSSVGA; encoded by the exons ATGGCGTGGTTCAGTGGGAAAGTGTCTTTGGGGAACTTTCCCGATCTCGCCGGGGCCGTGAACAAGCTCCAGGAGAGCGTTAAGAACATCGAGAAGAATTTCGATAGCGCCCTTGGGTTCGAAGACAGAGAGAAAGCCGAATCCGGCAATGAAG CTTCAGGATTGTGGCCTTCATCTACTGAAAGGATTATGTCCTTTATGGGGCAACAAGATGAGGAAAGTAATGTTGAATCATCAGAGAAAGCCCGGTCTTCTGAGTTTCCACCTAAGGTTGACAAATCACCTGGGGAAACTGAATCTCTACAGATAACATCTACGGTTGAGGAGAAAGAAGGGGCCAAAGCTGAAACTTTGCAACAATCTACAACTGAACAGATGGCTGCTAAAGAGGAAAATGAAGTTGTcaaggaagaaaaagatgatAACCCTGCTACGGTTGTGGGGGAAACAAAGACTGTTATAGCAGAGTCTGAAAAATCTGAATCTGAGTCTTCTTCAGTGCCAGTTGAACAACCTGAATCGACTGTTAAGAATGCTGGCCCATCAGATTCTGTTGATTCTCAAGAACACAACACGATTTCTATGGTGGGACCCTCAGAAAATTCAGAATCATCGCAGGAAAAGTCAGGATCTGTTGATGCGGATCAAGTTGAGGAAGCTAGTACTGCTCTGCTTGGTGGGGCACATGGTATAGTCGATGTGCATGAGAATTTGGATGAACATAGACCACAAGTAGAGAAGGATGGACATATGACGCAGGTTGAAGAGAATGTTGATATGATTTCTCCAGTTGAAGCTGAGTCATCGACTGATAGTCAGCCTGGAGGTTTGGATGAGCCCTCCGTCTCAACGGAGGAGATTCACAATGTTGGTAGATCTTCTACTAATCAACTACCCAATGTGCATCCTTCTGATGATGCAGTTTCTGAATTGGCTTTGAAAGAGCAAAATGCTGTTGTTGAGGAACCTGAAGTTGATCAACGAGCTGATGATAATGAAGCTGACGTTAAAGAGCAGCATTTGAGCTCAGGAGAAAATGCATCTGGCTCTTCAGATGCTTTGATTGAATTGGAGAAGGCAAAGATGGAGACGAAAATGATGGAAGCTGCATTGCTAGGAGCTGCAAGACAAGCTCAG GCAAAAGCTGATGAGATTGCAAAGTTTATGAACGAAAATGAGCAATTAAAAACTGTGATTGAGGATTTGAAA AGAAAATCCAGTGATGCAGAAGTTGAGTCTCTGCGAGAGGAATATCATCAAAGGGTTGCAACACTTGAAAGGAAG GTTTATGCTCTTACTAAGGAAAGGGACACACTTAGGCGGGAACAGAATAAGAAAAGTGACGCAGCTGCTCTTCTGAAGGAAAAAGATGAAATAATTAATCAAGTTATGGCTGAag GCGAAGAGCTTTCAAAAAAGCAGGCTGCTCAAGAAGCTCAGATTAGGAAATTAAGGGCTCAG ATCAGAGAGttggaagaagagaagaaagggTTGAGTACTAAACTTCAG GTAGAAGAGAATAAAGTAGAGAGCATTAAGAAGGACAAGACAGCAACAGAAAAGTTGCTGCAGGAAAGCATTGAAAAGCACCAAACAGAACTCGCATTACAGAAAGAGTATTATACTAATGCTTTGGCTGCTGCCAAGGAGGCAGAAGCTATGGCCGAGGCACGAGCCAACGATGAAGCCAGATCTGAACTAGAGAAGCGTCTAAAAGAGGCCGAGGAACGTGAGGCTTTGCTAGTTCAGGCACTTGAAGAGTTGCGGCAGACTCTAACTAGAAAGGAACAGCAG GCAGTATTTAGAGAAGACATGCTTCGCCGGGACATTGAGGATCTTCAAAAACGTTATCAA GCAAGTGAGCGCCGATGTGAGGAGTTGATTACCCAAGTACCAGAATCTACTAGGCCTCTTCTTAGGCAGATTGAAGCTATGCAG GAAACAACTTCAAGAAGAGCAGAAGCTTGGGCAGCTGTTGAGAGGTCTCTTAACTCTCGACTCCAG GAAGCAGAGGCCAAAGCTGCAGCTGCTGAGGAAAGAGAGCGATCTGTTAATGAGCGCTTGTCTCAAACCTTATCTAGAATTAATGTTCTTGAGGCTCAG ATTTCATGTCTTAGAGCTGAGCAATCCCAGTTAAGTAAGTCTGTTGAAAAGGAGAGACAAAGAGCCGCTGAAAATAGGCAGGAGTACCTTGCAGCAAAGGAGGAAGCTGACACTCAAGAAGGCCGTGCAAGCCAGCTTGAAGAAGAAATTAGGGAACTCAGGCGAAAACATAAGCAAGATTTACAAGATGCATTGATGCACAGGGAACTGCTACAGCAG GAGGTAGAAAGGGAGAAAGCTGCTAGGTTAGAGTTGGAAAAGACGTCTCGTGTCCGTTCTGCTACTGTATCTGATCAGACTACTATAACAAGGCACAATTCGGCTGTAGAGAATG GAAGCTTGAGCCGAAAACTCTCAAGTGCTAGCAGCCTAGGGAGCATGGAGGAAAGCTATTTTCTGCAAGCATCTTTAGACTCATCCGATGGTTTCTCTGAGAGGAGAAATGCTGGAGAGGCAACCATGAGTCCGTACTATATGAAGAGCATGACACCTAGTGCTTTTGAAGCTTCTCTTCGTCAGAAGGAGGGTGAACTAGCATCTTACATGTCTCGTTTG GCATCCATGGAATCTATTCGTGATTCTCTTGCTGAGGAGTTGGTCAAAATGACAGAACAG TGTGAAAAGTTAAGGACAGAGGCTGTCATGTTGCCTGGTATGCGAGCAGAGCTAGATGCACTAAGGAGACGGCACTCTGCTGCACTGGAGCTAATGGGCGAACGCGATGAGGAG CTGGAGGAACTTCGTGCGGATATTGTGGACTTGAAGGAGATGTACAGAGAGCAAGTAAACTTGCTTGTCAACAAG ATCCAGATAATGAGCTCATCCGTTGGAGCCTAA
- the LOC126612448 gene encoding probable plastidic glucose transporter 3 isoform X1, producing the protein MRGRHLDAYSAYKRVASKDPINAYDREESAVGLVNGKGIGNPSWKRSLPHMLVAALSSFLYGYHLGVVNETLDSISLDLGFSGNPLAKGLVVSTCLGGAFVGSIFSGWILDGVGHRRAFQMCALPMIIGASMSATTKSLWGMLLGRIFVGTGMGIGPPVAAIYVSEISPAFVRGTFGSFTQISTCLGLMGSLFIGLPAKDIVGWWRVCFWVSTVPAAVLAVCMEFCAESPQWLFKRGRGTEAEAEFEKLLGAAHVKFAMAELSKSDRGDELETVEFSELLYGRHFKMVFIGSTIFALQQLTGINAVFYFSSTVFKSFGVPSALANVCVGIANLSGSILAMILMDKLGRKVLLLGSFSGMAVAMGLQVTGASSYTSGSGALSLSVGGMLLFVFMFATGAGPVPGLLLSEILPGRIRAKAMAVCMAVHWVINFFVGLLFLPLLEQIGPQILYTIFATFCLLAVLFVKRNVIETKGKSLQEIEIALVPPQ; encoded by the exons ATGCGGGGTCGTCATCTTGATGCCTACTCGGCATACAAGCGTGTGGCGTCCAAGGACCCTATCAATGCTTATGATAGAGAAGAAAGTGCAG TAGGTTTAGTGAATGGAAAGGGTATTGGAAACCCTTCATGGAAGCGCTCCTTGCCGCATATGCTTGTTGCAGCTCTTTCTTCGTTCCTATATGGCTACCATCTTGG GGTGGTTAACGAGACACTAGATAGCATTTCTTTGGACCTTGGCTTCAGTGGGAATCCTTTGGCGAAGG GTCTAGTAGTGAGTACCTGTTTAGGTGGTGCTTTTGTTGGATCTATATTTAGTGGTTGGATTCTAGATGGAGTTGGGCATCGAAGAGCATTCCAGATGTGTGCATTGCCGATGATAATCGGTGCATCAATGAG TGCAACAACCAAAAGTCTATGGGGCATGCTTCTAGGGAGGATATTTGTTGGTACTGGGATGGGAATTGGCCCACCTGTTGCTGCTATCTATGTGTCAGAG ATTTCACCAGCTTTTGTACGGGGTACTTTTGGGAGCTTCACACAAATTTCTACATGTCTTGGACTTATGGGGTCTCTCTTTATTGGACTCCCGGCCAAGGATATAGTGGGTTG GTGGCGGGTTTGTTTTTGGGTATCTACTGTTCCTGCTGCAGTGTTAGCTGTTTGCATGGAGTTCTGTGCAGAGAGTCCTCAGTGGCTTTTCAAG AGAGGACGAGGTACTGAAGCCGAAGCTGAATTTGAGAAACTTTTAGGAGCAGCACATGTTAAATTTGCAATGGCAGAATTGTCAAAGTCTGACAGAGGGGATGAACTAGAGACAGTAGAGTTCTCTGAGCTACTGTATGGCCGACATTTCAAAA TGGTTTTCATTGGGTCTACCATTTTTGCTTTACAACAGCTGACAGGAATAAATGCTGTGTTCTATTTCTCTTCAACTGTTTTTAAAAGCTTTGGGGTGCCTTCAGCTCTGGCTAACGTATGTGTTGGAATCGCAAATCTATCGG GGTCAATTCTTGCAATGATATTGATGGATAAGCTTGGAAGAAAGGTGCTTCTTCTTGGAAGTTTTTCTGGCATG GCAGTGGCAATGGGTCTTCAAGTAACTGGAGCAAGTTCTTATACATCAGGGTCTGGAGCATTGAGTCTATCTGTTGGCGGCATGCTGCT GTTTGTGTTCATGTTTGCTACTGGTGCTGGTCCAGTGCCTGGTCTCCTCCTATCAGAAATTCTTCCTGGCCGTATTAGGGCAAAAGCAATGGCAGTTTGCATGGCCGTGCATTGG GTGATAAATTTCTTTGTTGGCCTGTTGTTTTTACCGTTGCTGGAGCAAATCGGGCCACAAATTCTGTATACAATCTTTGCTACATTTTGTCTACTGGCCGTTCTTTTTGTGAAGAGAAACGTAATagaaacaaaaggaaagtcCCTCCAAGAAATTGAAATTGCACTTGTTCCACCACAATGA
- the LOC126612448 gene encoding probable plastidic glucose transporter 3 isoform X2 gives MRGRHLDAYSAYKRVASKDPINAYDREESAGLVNGKGIGNPSWKRSLPHMLVAALSSFLYGYHLGVVNETLDSISLDLGFSGNPLAKGLVVSTCLGGAFVGSIFSGWILDGVGHRRAFQMCALPMIIGASMSATTKSLWGMLLGRIFVGTGMGIGPPVAAIYVSEISPAFVRGTFGSFTQISTCLGLMGSLFIGLPAKDIVGWWRVCFWVSTVPAAVLAVCMEFCAESPQWLFKRGRGTEAEAEFEKLLGAAHVKFAMAELSKSDRGDELETVEFSELLYGRHFKMVFIGSTIFALQQLTGINAVFYFSSTVFKSFGVPSALANVCVGIANLSGSILAMILMDKLGRKVLLLGSFSGMAVAMGLQVTGASSYTSGSGALSLSVGGMLLFVFMFATGAGPVPGLLLSEILPGRIRAKAMAVCMAVHWVINFFVGLLFLPLLEQIGPQILYTIFATFCLLAVLFVKRNVIETKGKSLQEIEIALVPPQ, from the exons ATGCGGGGTCGTCATCTTGATGCCTACTCGGCATACAAGCGTGTGGCGTCCAAGGACCCTATCAATGCTTATGATAGAGAAGAAAGTGCAG GTTTAGTGAATGGAAAGGGTATTGGAAACCCTTCATGGAAGCGCTCCTTGCCGCATATGCTTGTTGCAGCTCTTTCTTCGTTCCTATATGGCTACCATCTTGG GGTGGTTAACGAGACACTAGATAGCATTTCTTTGGACCTTGGCTTCAGTGGGAATCCTTTGGCGAAGG GTCTAGTAGTGAGTACCTGTTTAGGTGGTGCTTTTGTTGGATCTATATTTAGTGGTTGGATTCTAGATGGAGTTGGGCATCGAAGAGCATTCCAGATGTGTGCATTGCCGATGATAATCGGTGCATCAATGAG TGCAACAACCAAAAGTCTATGGGGCATGCTTCTAGGGAGGATATTTGTTGGTACTGGGATGGGAATTGGCCCACCTGTTGCTGCTATCTATGTGTCAGAG ATTTCACCAGCTTTTGTACGGGGTACTTTTGGGAGCTTCACACAAATTTCTACATGTCTTGGACTTATGGGGTCTCTCTTTATTGGACTCCCGGCCAAGGATATAGTGGGTTG GTGGCGGGTTTGTTTTTGGGTATCTACTGTTCCTGCTGCAGTGTTAGCTGTTTGCATGGAGTTCTGTGCAGAGAGTCCTCAGTGGCTTTTCAAG AGAGGACGAGGTACTGAAGCCGAAGCTGAATTTGAGAAACTTTTAGGAGCAGCACATGTTAAATTTGCAATGGCAGAATTGTCAAAGTCTGACAGAGGGGATGAACTAGAGACAGTAGAGTTCTCTGAGCTACTGTATGGCCGACATTTCAAAA TGGTTTTCATTGGGTCTACCATTTTTGCTTTACAACAGCTGACAGGAATAAATGCTGTGTTCTATTTCTCTTCAACTGTTTTTAAAAGCTTTGGGGTGCCTTCAGCTCTGGCTAACGTATGTGTTGGAATCGCAAATCTATCGG GGTCAATTCTTGCAATGATATTGATGGATAAGCTTGGAAGAAAGGTGCTTCTTCTTGGAAGTTTTTCTGGCATG GCAGTGGCAATGGGTCTTCAAGTAACTGGAGCAAGTTCTTATACATCAGGGTCTGGAGCATTGAGTCTATCTGTTGGCGGCATGCTGCT GTTTGTGTTCATGTTTGCTACTGGTGCTGGTCCAGTGCCTGGTCTCCTCCTATCAGAAATTCTTCCTGGCCGTATTAGGGCAAAAGCAATGGCAGTTTGCATGGCCGTGCATTGG GTGATAAATTTCTTTGTTGGCCTGTTGTTTTTACCGTTGCTGGAGCAAATCGGGCCACAAATTCTGTATACAATCTTTGCTACATTTTGTCTACTGGCCGTTCTTTTTGTGAAGAGAAACGTAATagaaacaaaaggaaagtcCCTCCAAGAAATTGAAATTGCACTTGTTCCACCACAATGA
- the LOC126609788 gene encoding cytochrome c-type biogenesis CcmH-like mitochondrial protein — MGSEEDPVKKSQVVDARARNISHNVRCTECGSQSIEDSQADIAILLRKLIRDEIHAGKSDKEIYKKLEEDFGETVLYAPKFDLQTAGLWLSPLVVAGAAAGIWAFNRHRQKTNVHIMALNLVRGVPLTPNEKQTILDLLTPPPSRGTPSSLWRRWREQ; from the exons ATGGGTAGCGAAGAGGACCCGGTGAAGAAGTCTCAGGTGGTGGATGCCCGGGCTCGGAACATTAGTCATAATGTTCGATGCACTGAGTGTGGGAGTCAGTCCATTGAAGATTCACAAGCGGATATTGCCATTTTGCTTAGAAAG TTAATTCGGGATGAAATTCATGCTGGGAAGAGCGATAAAGAGATATATAAGAAGCTTGAAGAGGACTTTGGGGAGACAGTACTTTATGCCCCAAAATTTGATCTGCAGACTGCAGGCTTGTGGTTATCACCG CTTGTCGTTGCTGGTGCTGCTGCAGGAATATGGGCATTTAACAGGCACAGGCAAAAGACTAATGTCCACATCATGGCCTTGAACCTTGTTAGAGGTGTTCCATTGACCCCGAATGAGAAGCAAACCATATTAGACCTCCTCACGCCTCCGCCTTCACGAGGAACTCCTTCCTCATTGTGGAGGAGGTGGAGAGAACAGTGA
- the LOC126609964 gene encoding sulfite exporter TauE/SafE family protein 3-like — protein sequence MSSMIMIGTVRFGLLGLLVLLALSSAAVSAHEELVESQPSRHENNTGKEVESNLGYKHVWPEIRFSWKIAVGTMIAFVGAAFGSVGGVGGGGFFIPMLTLIIGFDQKSAIAVSKCMITGTATSTVVYNLRRRHPTLELPIIDYDLALLFQPVLVLGISIGVSLNVVLSDWMITILLFVVLLAVSTKSFFKGVKAWKAETVTKKIKRVASEGLQSNDVEDKYIPGGATNGALTEKNETKRTKVSAVDNVRWKELGALVAVWLVILALQIAKTYVKKCSGTYWLIELLQIPVAVGVTSYQAVNLYKGRRVIASKGEASTKWPVYKLIAYCAGGIAAGILGGLLGLGGAFMLGPLFLEMGIPPQVSSATATFAMTFSSSMSVVEYYLLKRFPVPYALYFAAVTTISAVIGQHVAGKVIKKLGRASLIIFVLASTILVSSVTLGGIGVGNMVKNIEQKKPLGFQNICTQKP from the exons atgtcAAGTATGATTATGATTGGAACTGTTCGGTTTGGTTTGCTGGGTTTGCTGGTTTTGTTAGCATTATCATCAGCAGCAGTTTCAGCGCATGAAGAACTGGTGGAGTCACAACCTTCAAGGCATGAAAATAATACTGGGAAAGAGGTTGAATCAAACTTGGGATATAAGCATGTGTGGCCG GAAATCAGATTCAGCTGGAAAATTGCTGTTGGTACGATGATTGCATTTGTTGGGGCAGCGTTTGGGAGTGTGGGAGGTGTTGGTGGGGGTGGCTTTTTCATCCCAATGCTCACCCTCATCATTGGCTTTGATCAGAAATCAGCTATAGCAGTATCCAAAT GTATGATCACGGGTACAGCAACTTCAACGGTCGTGTACAATTTAAGGCGAAGGCATCCTACACTTGAGTTGCCCATCATCGACTATGATCTCGCACTTCTTTTCCAACCAGTGTTGGTTCTAGGGATCAGCATTGGCGTTTCTCTGAATGTGGTTCTTTCTGACTGGATGATCACAATCCTACTATTTGTCGTCCTCTTAG CGGTATCAACTAAGTCATTCTTCAAGGGTGTCAAGGCATGGAAAGCAGAAACTGTAACTAAAAAG attaaacGTGTTGCTTCCGAAGGCTTGCAATCAAATG ATGTTGAAGACAAATATATTCCTGGAGGCGCAACCAATGGAGCTCTAACAGAAAAGAATGAAACTAAAAGAACGAAG GTTTCTGCTGTTGATAATGTTCGCTGGAAGGAACTCGGAGCTCTTGTAGCAGTCTGGCTTGTAATACTTGCATTGCAGATTGCTAAG ACTTATGTGAAGAAATGTTCTGGAACATATTGGTTGATAGAACTCTTGCAG ATTCCGGTGGCTGTTGGAGTTACTTCATATCAGGCAGTTAATCTGTACAAAGGGCGCAGAGTAATTGCATCGAAGGGAGAAGCAAGCACAAAGTGGCCAGTTTACAAGCTTATTGCTTATTGCGCTGGTGGCATAGCAGCTGGTATCCTTGGTGGATTGCTTGGCCTCGGCGGAGCATTCATGTTAGGTCCCCTTTTTTTGGAGATGGGAATCCCTCCTCAGGTATCAAGTGCCACAGCCACCTTTGCCATGACATTCTCTTCGTCCATGTCCGTTGTAGAGTACTACCTCCTAAAACGCTTTCCCGTTCCCTACG CTCTCTACTTTGCTGCTGTGACTACTATTTCCGCAGTCATAGGGCAGCATGTGGCAGGAAAGGTGATCAAGAAACTAGGAAGAGCATCGTTGATTATCTTCGTTCTCGCTTCCACGATACTTGTGAGTTCAGTAACGTTAG GTGGGATTGGCGTAGGAAACATGGTTAAAAATATCGAGCAGAAGAAGCCCTTGGGATTTCAGAACATCTGCACTCAAAAACCCTAG